Proteins found in one Lysinibacillus fusiformis genomic segment:
- a CDS encoding cysteine desulfurase family protein produces the protein MDYAATSPMTRNSLEAYVEVAQRYYGNSASLHDLGGQALYFVQQSRNVVAHALGVNSDGVIFTGSGTEGNLIAILSLALASKKGKHIISSQAEHTSVHAALNTLEKKGFVVTKLPLQKDGCVDLVQLQQTIREDTALITIQHVNSEIGSIQPVEKIVEMARKSNIFCHVDCVQSFGKLPIPKGADAITISAHKIGGPKGCGAVYLNPAIRVPALTPGVTHERGLRGGTLDTPAIVAFAAAIENYQYELQHYETLRNFFKNDLSETCQLVECKQQLPNICGVMMEKVEGQYVLLKLNEAGICISTGSACDIHSESGTKAILSMGFSLEAARQFFRISFGPSTTFDDIVKLKIELSNI, from the coding sequence ATGGATTATGCTGCAACGTCACCTATGACGAGGAATTCTCTTGAGGCATATGTAGAGGTTGCACAACGTTATTATGGAAACAGTGCAAGTCTGCATGATCTAGGGGGACAAGCCCTTTATTTTGTCCAGCAGTCAAGAAATGTTGTAGCCCATGCTCTAGGCGTAAATAGTGATGGTGTAATTTTTACAGGGAGCGGAACAGAAGGAAACCTCATAGCCATCTTGTCATTAGCGCTAGCCTCTAAAAAAGGAAAACACATTATTTCATCTCAAGCCGAACATACGTCTGTGCATGCAGCTTTGAATACACTTGAGAAAAAGGGCTTTGTTGTAACGAAATTACCATTGCAGAAGGATGGTTGCGTTGATCTGGTCCAATTGCAACAAACAATTCGTGAAGATACAGCTTTGATTACCATTCAACATGTCAATTCTGAAATTGGTTCTATCCAGCCTGTGGAGAAAATCGTAGAGATGGCAAGAAAGTCAAATATTTTCTGTCATGTTGATTGTGTGCAATCATTTGGCAAACTACCTATACCAAAAGGAGCAGATGCGATTACCATCTCAGCTCATAAAATAGGTGGACCAAAGGGGTGTGGTGCTGTATATCTGAACCCCGCAATTCGTGTACCTGCATTAACACCAGGTGTAACACATGAGAGAGGGCTAAGAGGGGGAACATTAGATACTCCTGCAATTGTGGCCTTTGCGGCAGCAATTGAAAACTATCAATATGAATTGCAACATTACGAGACTTTAAGAAATTTTTTCAAAAATGATTTATCTGAAACATGTCAACTTGTTGAGTGTAAACAGCAACTACCTAATATTTGTGGGGTAATGATGGAGAAAGTAGAGGGGCAATATGTTCTTTTAAAGTTAAATGAGGCAGGAATTTGTATCTCTACGGGTAGCGCATGTGATATTCATAGTGAATCTGGAACAAAGGCCATTTTATCAATGGGTTTCTCTTTAGAAGCGGCACGCCAATTTTTTAGAATATCTTTTGGTCCTTCTACCACTTTTGATGATATTGTAAAATTAAAAATAGAGCTTTCAAATATTTAA
- the nadB gene encoding L-aspartate oxidase: MDVKTDVLIIGSGIAALQAALLLEKHFQIQIVTKSSIYMSSSYRAQGGIAAVTSEEDHIQHHIADTLKAGEYHHEKRHVETLIKNGTAIMQKYLKNGLPVDRQVDGKPALGLEGAHSHHRILHAGGDRTGQVFIDYLLHQLSPKTKINCYEMAYELLRNTDGDCVGVLTKEEKGTKRYWAHHVILATGGAGALYSSTSNFPTNTGDGIALAFRAGAAISDMEFMQFHPSLLWCKNEAKGLVSEAVRGAGGIFVNAQRQPIMTGLHAQLDLAPRHITALALFTKRAAGEETFIDIANIQDFEAKFPTIAQLCHDNQVHLQDGLIPVAPGSHFLMGGVIADDKGRTTIPNLYAVGEVACTGVHGANRLASNSLLEGITFGQKMAQFIIQKGCHQKNFLLENQQCTDMMPPLFSKPQLQQHMMQFLGIVRNIDDLQRFAQQLPSMQSLLHVNLEGLDQAKLELFMMHVVATLMAHAAITRTETRGAHIRTDKSEMDAQWASRWIIFSQGQMKVRNSLYEYHQTRGNAQAIF; the protein is encoded by the coding sequence ATGGATGTAAAGACAGACGTCCTTATCATTGGTAGTGGTATTGCTGCACTTCAGGCTGCTTTACTGCTTGAAAAACATTTTCAAATACAAATTGTTACAAAATCATCTATATATATGAGTAGCTCTTATCGTGCACAAGGTGGCATTGCTGCTGTTACAAGTGAGGAAGATCATATTCAACACCACATTGCTGATACATTGAAAGCTGGAGAGTATCATCATGAGAAAAGACATGTTGAAACACTTATAAAAAACGGCACTGCAATTATGCAGAAATATCTAAAGAATGGTCTCCCGGTTGATCGGCAGGTTGACGGAAAACCTGCTCTAGGACTTGAGGGAGCACATAGTCACCATCGTATTCTACATGCAGGTGGTGATCGTACAGGTCAGGTTTTCATAGATTACTTGCTTCATCAACTTTCACCAAAAACGAAGATAAATTGCTATGAAATGGCTTATGAGCTTTTACGTAATACAGATGGTGACTGTGTGGGAGTACTCACTAAAGAAGAAAAAGGTACAAAACGCTATTGGGCTCATCATGTGATTTTAGCGACAGGCGGTGCAGGTGCCCTCTATTCAAGTACATCTAACTTTCCAACCAATACAGGCGATGGGATCGCATTAGCATTTCGAGCAGGTGCTGCCATCAGTGATATGGAATTTATGCAATTTCACCCAAGTCTGCTTTGGTGCAAAAATGAAGCAAAGGGATTAGTTTCTGAAGCTGTCCGGGGAGCTGGCGGTATCTTTGTCAATGCACAACGTCAGCCGATTATGACGGGCTTGCATGCCCAACTTGACTTAGCTCCAAGACATATTACGGCACTAGCACTATTTACAAAACGTGCTGCAGGTGAAGAAACGTTCATTGATATTGCAAACATTCAAGACTTTGAAGCAAAATTTCCAACAATTGCTCAGCTTTGTCATGACAATCAAGTTCATTTACAAGATGGCCTAATCCCCGTGGCTCCAGGAAGTCATTTCTTAATGGGTGGTGTTATTGCTGATGACAAAGGAAGAACTACTATACCAAACTTATATGCAGTTGGTGAGGTTGCCTGTACAGGTGTACATGGTGCGAATCGTTTAGCAAGTAACTCACTATTAGAAGGTATTACATTTGGTCAAAAAATGGCGCAATTCATTATTCAAAAAGGGTGTCATCAAAAAAACTTTTTACTTGAAAACCAACAATGTACTGATATGATGCCACCTTTATTTAGCAAACCGCAATTACAGCAGCACATGATGCAGTTCTTAGGTATTGTCAGAAATATTGATGATTTGCAGCGTTTTGCTCAGCAATTACCTTCCATGCAATCTCTTCTTCACGTTAATTTAGAAGGGCTAGACCAAGCTAAGTTGGAATTATTTATGATGCATGTAGTCGCCACATTAATGGCACATGCAGCCATTACACGAACGGAAACACGTGGTGCCCACATTCGTACGGATAAATCCGAAATGGATGCACAATGGGCAAGCCGATGGATTATTTTTTCGCAAGGACAAATGAAAGTGAGGAACTCATTGTATGAATATCATCAAACTCGAGGAAATGCTCAAGCAATTTTTTAA
- the nadC gene encoding carboxylating nicotinate-nucleotide diphosphorylase, translated as MNIIKLEEMLKQFFNEDLGDGDLSSEFIFSAEQQGSFSFYAKENGIFCGALIIEHGFLLLDRSIEVNLHKKDGEMVQSGDVLAVIKGPLQKLLIGERVILNLIQRMSAIATATHLAVQETVGTHAKICDTRKTIPGLRMLDKYAVRIGGAFNHRNGLYDAIMLKDNHIAFAGSITNAVQAARAKVGHTVKIEVEIETKEQLEEAINAGADIIMFDNRSPEEIRAWLPTVPPSIATEASGGITLENLKAYAQSGIQWISLGSLTHSVKAFDISALVQMKGDHSLVHH; from the coding sequence ATGAATATCATCAAACTCGAGGAAATGCTCAAGCAATTTTTTAATGAGGATTTAGGAGATGGGGATTTATCGAGTGAATTTATCTTTTCAGCCGAACAGCAGGGGTCTTTTTCCTTTTATGCTAAAGAAAACGGAATTTTTTGTGGAGCTCTCATTATTGAGCATGGCTTTCTCCTACTCGATCGATCAATCGAAGTTAATCTTCATAAAAAAGATGGAGAGATGGTTCAGTCAGGTGATGTGCTCGCTGTGATTAAAGGTCCCTTACAAAAGTTATTAATAGGTGAGCGTGTCATTTTAAATCTTATTCAACGTATGTCTGCTATTGCAACGGCGACCCATCTTGCAGTTCAAGAAACCGTAGGTACGCATGCAAAAATATGCGATACCCGTAAAACAATACCTGGACTGCGTATGCTGGATAAATATGCTGTTCGAATCGGTGGTGCTTTTAATCATCGTAATGGTCTGTATGATGCAATCATGCTAAAGGATAATCATATTGCCTTTGCTGGTAGCATAACAAATGCAGTTCAGGCCGCTAGAGCGAAAGTCGGTCATACCGTAAAAATTGAAGTTGAAATTGAAACAAAAGAACAGCTAGAAGAAGCTATCAACGCTGGAGCAGATATTATTATGTTTGATAACCGTAGTCCAGAAGAGATACGTGCATGGCTTCCCACTGTCCCTCCTTCTATTGCAACTGAAGCATCTGGGGGCATCACACTTGAAAATTTAAAGGCATATGCCCAATCGGGTATTCAGTGGATTTCACTTGGCTCCTTAACACATTCAGTTAAAGCTTTTGACATTAGTGCACTCGTTCAAATGAAAGGAGATCATTCCCTTGTCCATCACTAG
- the nadA gene encoding quinolinate synthase NadA → MSITSLLQQTTLLPEHYRALSVKEMESRILSIKKKLGPKLFIPGHHYQKDEVIQFADATGDSLQLAQLSAANKEAEHIVFCGVHFMAETADMLTTKQQYVYLPDMRAGCSMADMADIYQTEQAWPILQELFGDTIIPLTYVNSTAAIKAFTGRHGGACVTSSNAKELVQWAFTQKQRIFFLPDQHLGRNTAYDLGIPLENMAVWNPHKNMLETTESLENIQVILWKGHCSVHEGFTVQHTEIIRKAHPTMRIIVHPECSREVVAAADDAGSTKYIIDTINRAPSGSSWAIGTEMNLVNRIIKQHPDKHIVSLNENFCPCLTMNRIDLPHLLWSLESIEQGQPHNRIQVDEHTTAEALSSLERMLARG, encoded by the coding sequence TTGTCCATCACTAGTTTATTACAACAAACGACACTACTTCCTGAGCATTATCGGGCACTATCCGTAAAGGAAATGGAATCTCGTATTTTATCAATAAAGAAAAAATTAGGTCCTAAATTATTTATTCCTGGGCACCATTATCAAAAAGATGAGGTCATTCAATTTGCTGATGCAACTGGGGATTCTTTACAGTTAGCTCAATTATCCGCAGCAAATAAGGAAGCTGAACACATCGTATTTTGCGGCGTGCATTTTATGGCAGAGACTGCTGATATGCTGACAACAAAACAACAATATGTCTATTTGCCAGATATGCGTGCTGGTTGTTCAATGGCTGATATGGCAGACATTTATCAAACTGAACAAGCATGGCCGATTCTTCAAGAACTCTTTGGTGATACGATTATCCCTCTAACCTATGTCAATTCAACTGCAGCTATTAAAGCCTTTACTGGAAGACATGGTGGTGCTTGTGTCACTTCATCGAATGCTAAGGAGCTTGTTCAATGGGCATTTACACAAAAACAGCGTATCTTCTTTTTACCTGACCAACATTTAGGAAGAAATACTGCCTATGACTTAGGTATTCCTCTTGAAAATATGGCTGTTTGGAATCCTCATAAGAACATGCTCGAAACAACAGAGTCCCTTGAAAATATTCAGGTTATTCTTTGGAAGGGTCACTGCTCTGTGCACGAAGGTTTCACAGTTCAACATACAGAGATTATTCGCAAAGCACACCCAACTATGAGAATTATTGTTCACCCTGAGTGCAGTCGTGAAGTTGTAGCAGCAGCTGATGATGCAGGCTCCACAAAATACATTATTGACACAATCAATCGCGCTCCGAGCGGATCTTCATGGGCCATTGGAACAGAAATGAACTTAGTCAATCGCATTATTAAGCAGCATCCAGATAAACATATTGTCTCTTTAAATGAAAACTTTTGTCCTTGCTTAACAATGAATCGTATTGACCTGCCGCATTTGTTATGGAGCCTCGAAAGTATTGAGCAGGGGCAACCTCATAACCGTATACAAGTAGATGAACATACTACTGCTGAAGCACTTAGCTCACTTGAAAGAATGCTAGCTAGAGGATAA
- a CDS encoding VOC family protein has translation MAFQSKNIFINLPVKDLNKSINFFKELGFEFNQQFSDETTASMIISENIFVLIMVEERFKGFSKKEVTDTTTSAEAILCLSAENREQVDQLVNKALASGGKPYSEPQDHGFMYGWGFQDVDGHIWEVVYMDENALNLSMNIKKQ, from the coding sequence ATGGCTTTTCAATCGAAAAATATCTTTATCAATTTACCAGTGAAAGATCTAAACAAATCTATCAACTTTTTTAAGGAATTAGGTTTTGAGTTCAATCAACAATTCAGTGATGAAACAACGGCCTCAATGATTATTAGTGAAAATATCTTTGTATTAATAATGGTGGAAGAACGATTTAAAGGGTTTAGTAAGAAAGAAGTTACAGATACTACTACTTCTGCAGAAGCAATCTTATGCCTTTCTGCCGAAAATCGAGAACAAGTAGATCAATTAGTGAATAAGGCACTTGCCTCTGGTGGTAAACCTTATAGTGAACCACAAGATCACGGATTTATGTATGGTTGGGGTTTTCAAGATGTAGACGGGCATATCTGGGAAGTAGTTTATATGGACGAAAATGCATTGAATCTATCTATGAATATAAAAAAACAGTAG
- a CDS encoding DMT family transporter: MEQPKIHPYIPIVIGVISVSMSAIFVKLASAEAGIIAFYRMLFSVLIMAPLFLRGYTKELTTLNRRDWLFSSVAGIFLAFHFILWFESLNYTSVASSTVLVTLQPLFAFVGTYFFFKEKITMKTIVAGSIAIIGSVLISWGDFKVSGTAFYGDILALIACALATAYFLLGQDVRKRLSLVTYTMVVYVVSTITLFIYVLVKGESFGPYSSMDWLWFILLALIPNLLGHTLFNWSIKYVSTNVVSIAILFEPVGAALLALLIFKEYLIMTQIIGGLIVLAGILLFVIDIKKIFNFFTKNA; the protein is encoded by the coding sequence ATGGAGCAGCCTAAAATTCATCCATACATCCCGATAGTTATTGGTGTAATTTCAGTATCTATGTCAGCTATTTTTGTGAAACTAGCATCGGCGGAAGCGGGCATTATCGCATTTTATCGCATGTTATTTTCTGTTTTAATAATGGCACCATTGTTTTTGAGAGGATATACAAAGGAGTTAACTACTTTAAATAGACGTGATTGGCTATTTTCTTCAGTTGCGGGGATTTTTTTAGCATTTCATTTTATATTATGGTTTGAATCACTTAACTATACTTCAGTAGCAAGTTCTACAGTTTTAGTAACACTACAACCCTTGTTTGCATTTGTGGGAACATACTTTTTCTTTAAAGAGAAAATAACGATGAAAACAATCGTTGCAGGATCAATTGCCATAATAGGAAGTGTTTTAATTAGTTGGGGTGATTTTAAAGTAAGTGGAACAGCCTTTTATGGAGATATACTAGCACTCATTGCTTGTGCCCTAGCGACAGCATATTTTCTATTAGGACAGGATGTACGAAAGAGATTATCTTTAGTGACCTATACAATGGTTGTATATGTTGTGAGTACCATTACTTTATTTATATATGTATTGGTTAAAGGGGAATCTTTTGGTCCATACTCTTCGATGGATTGGTTATGGTTTATTTTATTAGCATTAATACCAAACTTACTTGGTCATACTTTGTTTAATTGGTCTATTAAATATGTTAGTACGAATGTTGTTTCAATTGCTATATTATTCGAGCCTGTAGGAGCCGCTCTTTTAGCCTTGTTGATATTTAAAGAGTATTTAATCATGACACAAATCATCGGTGGATTGATTGTATTAGCAGGAATTCTATTGTTTGTAATAGATATTAAAAAGATTTTTAATTTTTTTACGAAAAATGCTTGA
- a CDS encoding MgtC/SapB family protein: METLLENMITYEVGIKLVIAATLSLVIGIERELKKKPVGLKTSLVIATFSCLLTIISIETAYSTPAREDINITMDPLRLAAQIVSGIGFLGAGVILRRGNDSITGLTTAAMIWGAAGIGIAVGAGFYMDATLAVVIIVFGIEVLSPFLMKIGPKRIRMREILLKVQIDDDNHTESFLLFLKDNNIIIENIRIKDVPLKNDSVLHELDLRLSLIVSDNLLSFYRSLRALSYIEKIEMEILN, encoded by the coding sequence ATGGAAACATTATTGGAAAATATGATTACATATGAAGTTGGCATAAAATTAGTTATTGCAGCCACATTAAGTTTAGTAATCGGTATCGAAAGGGAATTAAAGAAAAAACCAGTGGGATTAAAAACAAGTTTAGTTATTGCTACTTTCAGCTGCTTATTAACGATCATCTCCATTGAGACAGCCTACTCAACCCCTGCTAGAGAAGATATCAATATTACGATGGACCCTCTTCGTTTAGCTGCACAAATTGTTAGCGGAATTGGCTTTCTTGGTGCAGGAGTCATTCTAAGACGCGGTAATGACAGCATTACGGGTTTAACAACTGCTGCCATGATCTGGGGAGCCGCTGGTATCGGGATTGCAGTTGGTGCGGGATTTTACATGGATGCAACATTAGCTGTTGTGATCATTGTTTTTGGTATTGAAGTACTCTCGCCTTTCCTTATGAAAATCGGGCCAAAGCGAATTCGTATGCGAGAAATTTTATTAAAAGTTCAAATTGATGATGACAATCATACAGAATCGTTTCTATTATTTTTAAAGGACAACAACATTATCATCGAAAACATACGCATCAAAGATGTACCTTTAAAAAATGATAGTGTTTTACATGAATTAGATTTACGTCTATCCTTAATTGTCTCTGATAATTTGTTGTCATTTTATCGTTCATTACGAGCACTATCTTATATAGAAAAAATCGAAATGGAAATTTTAAACTAG
- a CDS encoding cation diffusion facilitator family transporter, translating into MAELLKLLKDGNKPSLMAACVNAFLGIIKGIAFFFTGNVAMFAEMMHSLGDAANQLFVYIGSALSKKAPTKQFPSGFGRIVNLVCLFAVIIVAILSYETIKEGWHHFIHPAGESSGILIALGVLFIGIVLEGTVLAKAAAEVLHEAGQEKAGIAAIPKAFSYLNRAKPATKLVFMEDLVATAGNFLAFAAILIAYFTGWGRIEGLVSMIIGAMMFYVVGKVFLDNARGVIGETDEEMLNHIAHLVMDDPNIKDIMRLEVVKEGEFLHVELVAEADPLLSLAFLDDVRDHLTEVILSQKGVSKVAILFDEDDGKTSWIHVGEKPNNSI; encoded by the coding sequence ATGGCAGAACTATTAAAACTACTAAAAGACGGCAATAAACCCTCTCTAATGGCTGCATGTGTAAATGCCTTTTTAGGGATTATTAAAGGGATCGCCTTTTTCTTTACAGGTAATGTTGCCATGTTTGCAGAAATGATGCACTCTCTAGGGGATGCAGCTAACCAATTATTTGTGTATATAGGCTCAGCTCTTTCTAAAAAGGCACCTACAAAACAATTTCCCAGTGGCTTTGGCCGTATTGTCAACTTAGTATGTCTCTTTGCTGTTATTATTGTAGCTATACTTTCTTATGAAACAATAAAAGAAGGTTGGCATCATTTTATTCATCCTGCTGGTGAGTCTAGTGGGATACTGATTGCCCTAGGAGTACTATTCATAGGGATTGTTTTAGAAGGAACCGTGCTAGCTAAAGCGGCTGCAGAAGTACTACATGAAGCAGGTCAAGAAAAGGCAGGTATCGCAGCGATTCCAAAAGCATTCTCTTATTTAAATCGAGCAAAACCGGCAACAAAATTAGTTTTTATGGAAGATTTAGTTGCTACTGCGGGTAACTTCTTAGCCTTTGCAGCTATTTTAATTGCTTATTTTACAGGTTGGGGTCGAATAGAAGGACTAGTTTCGATGATAATCGGAGCCATGATGTTTTATGTAGTTGGTAAGGTGTTCCTCGATAATGCACGTGGCGTCATTGGTGAAACGGATGAGGAAATGTTAAACCATATCGCTCACCTTGTAATGGATGATCCGAACATAAAAGATATTATGCGTCTTGAAGTGGTTAAAGAAGGGGAGTTTTTACATGTAGAACTAGTAGCTGAAGCTGATCCCCTTTTATCGCTAGCTTTTTTAGACGATGTTCGCGATCATTTAACAGAAGTCATCTTAAGCCAAAAAGGGGTATCGAAAGTAGCTATATTATTCGACGAAGATGATGGTAAAACAAGCTGGATACATGTTGGTGAAAAGCCAAATAACTCCATTTAA
- a CDS encoding iron-containing alcohol dehydrogenase — MDPFTFFNPVKLHFGEDALEKLPKELEQFGNKVLVVYGGGSIKANGVYNAVIEKLQQADKTIFELSGVEPNPRVETARRGIELCKTEGIDLVLAVGGGSVIDCSKLIVAGAKYDGDAWDVVTRKVLVEQALPLGTVLTLAATGSEMNAGSVITNAATEEKLSWGSPAAFPKFSILNPAYTVTVPKNHTVYGIVDMMSHVFEQYFHNTTNTPITDEMCEGVLRTVITTAPKLVEDLENTQLRETILLAGTIGLNGFLSIGSRGDWASHNIEHAVSAVYDIPHAGGLAILQPHWMRLSVPVNPARFAGIATRVFGVDATGKTVEEVAYEGIDCLSAFWTSLGAPNRLADYDIDDSKFQQIVDHAMQNGPFGNFNKLQEQDVRTILQNSL, encoded by the coding sequence ATGGATCCATTTACTTTTTTTAACCCAGTGAAACTGCATTTTGGTGAGGACGCACTGGAAAAATTACCGAAAGAATTAGAGCAATTTGGGAACAAGGTTTTAGTTGTATATGGTGGCGGAAGCATTAAAGCGAATGGTGTATACAATGCTGTTATAGAGAAATTACAACAGGCGGATAAAACGATTTTTGAATTAAGCGGTGTAGAGCCAAATCCACGAGTAGAAACAGCTAGACGTGGTATTGAACTATGTAAAACAGAAGGAATTGACTTAGTTCTGGCTGTTGGTGGTGGTTCAGTAATCGATTGTTCTAAATTAATCGTTGCTGGTGCAAAATATGATGGCGATGCTTGGGATGTCGTGACACGTAAAGTGTTAGTAGAACAGGCCTTACCACTAGGAACAGTGTTAACACTTGCTGCTACAGGCTCTGAAATGAATGCTGGATCGGTGATTACAAATGCTGCTACAGAAGAAAAACTAAGTTGGGGTAGCCCAGCAGCCTTCCCAAAATTTTCAATACTAAATCCAGCATATACAGTGACTGTACCTAAAAACCACACTGTCTATGGAATTGTTGATATGATGTCACATGTATTTGAGCAATATTTCCATAACACAACGAATACCCCAATTACAGACGAAATGTGTGAAGGTGTATTGCGAACGGTTATTACGACAGCTCCAAAATTAGTAGAGGACCTAGAAAATACGCAGTTACGTGAAACCATTCTATTAGCAGGGACAATTGGTTTAAATGGATTCTTATCCATTGGTTCTCGCGGGGATTGGGCATCCCATAATATTGAACATGCTGTATCGGCTGTATATGATATTCCACATGCGGGTGGTTTAGCGATTCTTCAACCACATTGGATGCGTCTAAGTGTACCAGTAAATCCTGCGCGTTTTGCAGGTATAGCAACACGTGTATTTGGAGTCGATGCAACTGGTAAGACAGTTGAAGAGGTTGCTTACGAGGGAATTGATTGTTTATCTGCATTTTGGACATCATTAGGAGCGCCTAATCGTTTAGCTGATTACGATATTGATGATTCGAAATTCCAACAGATTGTTGATCATGCTATGCAAAATGGACCTTTTGGAAACTTTAATAAATTGCAAGAGCAAGATGTAAGAACTATTTTACAAAATTCTCTTTAA
- a CDS encoding Glu/Leu/Phe/Val family dehydrogenase has translation MSENLNLFTSTQDVIQDALNKLGYDEAMYELLKEPLRMLQVRIPVKMDDGTTKVFTGYRAQHNDAVGPTKGGVRFHPQVSEEEVKALSMWMTLKCGIVDLPYGGGKGGVICDPRQMSMGEIERLSRGYVRAVSQIVGPTKDIPAPDVFTNAQIMAWMMDEYSRMDEFNSPGFITGKPLVLGGSQGRDRATAQGVTIVIEEAAKKRGIDIKGARVVIQGFGNAGSFLAKFMHDLGAKVIGISDAYGALHDPEGLDIDYLLDRRDSFGTVTTLFENTISNKELLELDCDILVPAAIENQITADNAHNVKANIVVEAANGPTTAEATKILTERGILLVPDVLASAGGVTVSYFEWVQNNQGYYWTEEEVEERLYKKMVEAFDNVYTTATTRNINMRLAAYMVGVRRTAEASRFRGWV, from the coding sequence ATGTCTGAAAACTTAAATCTTTTCACATCAACTCAAGATGTCATTCAAGATGCTCTAAATAAACTTGGCTATGATGAAGCAATGTATGAATTACTAAAGGAACCGCTTCGCATGCTACAAGTACGCATTCCAGTGAAAATGGATGATGGTACAACGAAAGTATTTACAGGTTACCGCGCACAACATAATGATGCTGTAGGACCAACTAAAGGTGGGGTTCGTTTCCACCCGCAAGTGTCTGAGGAGGAAGTTAAAGCGCTTTCAATGTGGATGACATTGAAATGTGGTATTGTCGATCTACCATACGGTGGTGGTAAAGGCGGTGTCATTTGTGATCCTCGTCAAATGTCTATGGGCGAAATTGAACGCTTAAGCCGTGGTTATGTACGTGCAGTAAGTCAAATCGTGGGGCCAACAAAAGATATTCCTGCGCCAGACGTATTTACAAATGCACAAATTATGGCATGGATGATGGATGAATACAGCCGCATGGATGAATTCAACTCCCCAGGCTTCATCACTGGGAAGCCACTAGTACTTGGTGGTTCTCAAGGTCGTGACCGTGCGACTGCACAAGGTGTTACAATCGTAATCGAAGAAGCAGCTAAAAAACGTGGTATTGATATTAAAGGTGCTCGTGTTGTTATTCAAGGATTTGGTAACGCAGGTAGCTTCCTTGCGAAATTCATGCATGACTTAGGTGCAAAAGTAATCGGTATTTCAGATGCTTATGGTGCCCTTCATGATCCTGAAGGTTTAGATATCGACTATTTATTAGATCGTCGTGATAGCTTCGGAACAGTAACTACTTTATTTGAAAACACAATTTCAAACAAAGAATTATTAGAGCTTGATTGTGACATTTTAGTGCCAGCTGCTATTGAAAATCAAATTACAGCTGACAATGCACACAATGTTAAAGCAAATATCGTAGTAGAAGCAGCAAACGGTCCTACAACTGCTGAAGCAACTAAAATCTTAACAGAGCGTGGCATTTTACTTGTACCAGACGTATTAGCCTCTGCTGGTGGTGTGACAGTTTCTTACTTCGAATGGGTACAAAATAACCAAGGTTATTATTGGACAGAAGAAGAAGTGGAAGAACGTCTATACAAAAAAATGGTTGAAGCATTTGACAATGTTTATACAACAGCTACAACACGTAACATCAATATGCGCTTAGCGGCTTACATGGTAGGTGTTCGCCGTACTGCAGAAGCTTCACGCTTCCGTGGATGGGTTTAA